A DNA window from Turicibacter sp. TJ11 contains the following coding sequences:
- the lysA gene encoding diaminopimelate decarboxylase — protein sequence MKLHGTMMVQNDQLYIGGMSCLELAQTYQTPLYVFDEQLARKNCQEYMKHFKAKENNNRVAYAGKAFLPLHMCRLIKDEGLYLDVVSGGELYTAHKVNFPMEKVLFHGNNKTIEEIQMGLDLGVGRFVVDNYYELDLLEQFCKEKQMKQAIYLRITPGIEAHTHDYIKTGQIDSKFGFTLTNGDLSECLSNFHQYQHLELIGLHAHIGSQIFDVTPFLDEVDIMMRLVKEIQECYDIQIKEVDLGGGMGVYYTKKDQPKTIQQFCEAIIERAAASCEALGIEVPILVIEPGRSIVANAGSTLYTVGSMKDIKDVRTYVGVDGGMTDNIRPSLYQAGYECSIVTKMRTGEPKQVTIAGKCCESGDILITDVDIKGIETGDILIIASTGAYGYSMSSNYNKIPKAAIVSVLNGEAQVICKRQSLEELLSLEV from the coding sequence ATGAAACTACATGGAACGATGATGGTACAAAACGATCAACTTTATATTGGAGGGATGAGCTGTTTAGAATTAGCTCAAACTTATCAAACGCCACTTTATGTTTTTGATGAACAATTAGCTCGAAAAAATTGTCAAGAATACATGAAGCATTTTAAAGCTAAAGAAAACAATAATCGAGTTGCATACGCGGGTAAAGCCTTTTTACCTTTACATATGTGTCGTTTGATTAAAGATGAAGGACTTTATTTAGATGTTGTATCTGGTGGAGAGTTATATACGGCTCATAAAGTTAATTTTCCTATGGAAAAAGTGTTGTTTCATGGAAACAATAAAACGATTGAAGAAATACAAATGGGACTTGATTTAGGGGTTGGACGATTTGTTGTTGATAACTATTATGAACTCGATTTACTAGAACAATTTTGTAAAGAAAAACAGATGAAGCAAGCGATTTATTTAAGAATTACACCCGGAATTGAAGCTCATACTCATGATTATATCAAAACGGGGCAAATTGATTCCAAGTTTGGTTTTACCTTAACAAATGGTGATTTGTCTGAATGTTTATCAAATTTTCATCAATATCAGCATTTAGAATTGATTGGTTTACATGCTCACATCGGATCACAAATTTTTGATGTGACACCTTTTTTAGATGAAGTCGATATTATGATGAGATTAGTTAAAGAGATTCAAGAATGCTATGATATCCAAATTAAAGAAGTTGACTTAGGTGGAGGAATGGGCGTGTATTACACGAAAAAAGATCAACCCAAAACCATTCAACAATTTTGTGAGGCAATCATTGAACGGGCAGCAGCATCATGTGAGGCACTAGGAATTGAAGTACCGATTCTTGTCATTGAACCCGGACGCTCAATTGTTGCAAATGCTGGAAGTACCCTTTATACGGTTGGTTCGATGAAAGATATAAAAGATGTTCGTACGTATGTGGGTGTTGATGGGGGAATGACCGATAACATTCGCCCATCTTTATATCAAGCAGGTTATGAATGTTCGATTGTCACTAAAATGCGTACAGGTGAACCAAAGCAAGTAACGATTGCAGGAAAGTGCTGTGAAAGTGGCGATATTTTAATTACAGATGTGGACATTAAAGGAATTGAAACTGGGGACATTCTCATTATTGCCTCAACTGGAGCATACGGTTATTCCATGTCATCTAATTATAATAAAATTCCAAAGGCTGCAATCGTTTCAGTTTTAAATGGAGAAGCTCAGGTGATTTGTAAACGACAAAGTTTAGAAGAGTTGCTGTCACTAGAAGTTTAA
- a CDS encoding YitT family protein, whose amino-acid sequence MKRNKMDYVQYVGGILILTLGVALSSKAGLGTGSLDSINFALASRTQLNLSIVIVLMAFVAIFISAVIRRGKLSFKTLMTAIFMGVFTESWVKIIEIITVDTIAQQIIVFALAIFCVSLGIAIYLRPKFPANPNDDMIVALNEVLGLKMGTAKLFIDIIAIVIALLLKGPVGIGTVLMTVLIGPIVNLINSIINKFTPSSIEAIEKSVV is encoded by the coding sequence GTGAAACGAAACAAAATGGACTATGTTCAATATGTTGGAGGAATTTTAATATTAACACTTGGCGTTGCGTTAAGTTCAAAGGCGGGGTTAGGAACAGGATCATTAGACTCGATTAATTTTGCTTTAGCTAGTCGAACACAATTAAACTTATCCATAGTCATTGTTTTAATGGCGTTTGTAGCTATTTTTATTTCAGCGGTGATTCGTCGTGGCAAGTTAAGTTTTAAAACGTTAATGACTGCTATATTCATGGGTGTGTTTACGGAGTCATGGGTAAAGATCATAGAAATCATTACTGTGGATACAATTGCTCAACAGATTATTGTATTTGCTTTAGCTATTTTTTGCGTCTCACTAGGGATTGCCATCTATTTAAGACCTAAATTTCCAGCGAATCCAAATGATGATATGATCGTCGCTTTAAATGAGGTATTAGGATTAAAAATGGGAACAGCAAAATTGTTTATTGATATAATCGCAATTGTCATTGCTTTACTATTAAAAGGACCGGTAGGAATTGGAACTGTTTTAATGACTGTTTTAATCGGACCAATAGTTAATTTAATTAATTCAATCATTAATAAGTTCACTCCATCATCGATAGAAGCAATAGAAAAAAGTGTAGTTTAG
- a CDS encoding DNA alkylation repair protein, with translation MNIKAQLLELADPGYQAFTERLIPGHKNILGVRLPLLRKVAKEIAKENWREFLKQNDEVYFEEIMLKGMVIGYIKDASVNEIIKLIETFIPKMDNWSVCDSFCAGLKITKHHQEKFWPLICSSLSSEDEFEVRFGIVMMLTYYVDNRYVNDVLNHLEHLSHSGYYVRMAIAWAISACYVKYPNLTLAYLKETKLDTFTYHKALQKISESLKSDVSTKEMMKQMKRVDHC, from the coding sequence ATGAATATTAAAGCACAATTACTAGAATTAGCAGATCCAGGTTATCAAGCATTTACTGAGCGATTAATACCGGGCCATAAAAATATTTTAGGCGTTCGTTTACCCCTTTTACGTAAGGTGGCTAAGGAGATTGCTAAAGAAAATTGGCGTGAATTTTTAAAACAAAACGATGAGGTTTACTTTGAGGAAATCATGTTAAAAGGAATGGTGATTGGCTATATTAAAGATGCATCCGTCAACGAAATAATAAAACTAATTGAAACCTTTATTCCTAAGATGGATAACTGGTCAGTTTGTGATAGTTTTTGTGCGGGTCTTAAAATAACCAAACATCATCAAGAAAAATTTTGGCCGCTGATCTGCTCCTCTCTTTCATCAGAAGATGAGTTTGAAGTCCGATTTGGAATTGTCATGATGCTAACTTATTACGTTGATAATCGATATGTTAATGACGTGTTAAATCACCTAGAGCATCTTTCACATTCAGGGTATTATGTTCGAATGGCGATTGCATGGGCTATCTCGGCTTGTTATGTTAAATATCCAAACTTAACACTCGCTTATTTGAAAGAAACTAAACTAGATACATTTACTTATCACAAAGCACTACAAAAAATTAGCGAATCGTTAAAAAGTGATGTATCAACTAAAGAAATGATGAAACAAATGAAACGTGTCGATCATTGTTAA
- a CDS encoding DUF1456 family protein, which produces MNNNDILIRIRYALNLKDGQMVKIFKLGGVEVTEEEVKKMLTKVKEEFGFQDKTNTETLPCNNKMLDSFLNGLIIFKRGPQEKKPNQPENPVSIRRNNVNNIVLKKLKIALALTAEEVLDILGLAGVKISKSELSAVLRKEGHKNYKECGDRYLRNFLKGLAIQYRTAQK; this is translated from the coding sequence ATGAATAATAACGATATTCTAATTCGTATACGATATGCACTTAATTTAAAAGATGGACAAATGGTCAAAATCTTTAAACTAGGTGGAGTTGAGGTTACAGAAGAAGAAGTCAAAAAAATGTTAACTAAAGTTAAAGAAGAGTTTGGATTCCAAGATAAAACAAACACAGAAACTTTACCTTGTAACAATAAGATGTTAGACAGTTTCTTAAACGGATTAATTATTTTCAAACGTGGTCCACAAGAAAAGAAACCGAATCAACCTGAGAATCCAGTGAGTATTCGTCGTAATAATGTCAATAATATTGTTTTAAAGAAATTAAAAATTGCTTTAGCTTTAACAGCAGAAGAAGTTCTTGATATTTTAGGATTAGCAGGTGTTAAAATTTCAAAAAGTGAATTAAGTGCCGTATTACGTAAAGAAGGACATAAAAACTATAAAGAATGTGGCGATCGTTATTTACGCAACTTTTTAAAGGGATTAGCGATTCAATATCGTACAGCACAAAAATAA
- a CDS encoding relaxase/mobilization nuclease domain-containing protein produces the protein MAFIKVYKITKNCHKKIEAIMDEKKAGDHELIYKFTTTSESIHKLDSAYHIVQRFPVDEYVKPEIAYQIGMEVATRFLKDYSDYVVATHTHSKVLHNHIIFVSTSMNEDEAYSQRYEDKLRQLIIQLTNDCCEKYGLSTIQYR, from the coding sequence GTGGCTTTCATTAAAGTTTATAAAATTACGAAAAATTGTCATAAAAAGATTGAAGCCATTATGGATGAGAAAAAGGCTGGGGATCATGAACTGATTTATAAATTTACAACAACGAGTGAATCCATTCATAAACTAGATTCGGCGTATCATATTGTTCAACGATTTCCTGTGGACGAATATGTAAAACCAGAAATTGCCTATCAAATTGGAATGGAGGTTGCGACTCGATTTTTAAAAGATTATTCTGATTATGTGGTTGCAACGCATACTCATTCAAAAGTTTTACATAATCATATTATTTTTGTATCGACTTCGATGAATGAGGATGAAGCGTATAGTCAACGATATGAAGACAAGCTCCGTCAACTAATTATTCAGTTGACAAATGATTGTTGTGAAAAGTATGGTTTATCAACCATTCAATATAGATAA
- a CDS encoding ATP-binding protein produces the protein MTVRIAILGGPRCGKTTLIQQLYVDLKIRDINVGVATEYSTDYLRDKGMIESISEQYGIYLGQLHLEKALEGHDYAITDYATFVPYIYGRLMLGDKKRTKKEIEILNDLYSLAIRDLPQYDHIFFVPREFGYKKDGVRWQDEEVAQMVDDAILNFLNAENVKYEMITGSTRERSQKIMDIVGIDKEIIQPQSVENIAQ, from the coding sequence ATGACAGTAAGAATTGCAATTCTAGGTGGACCAAGATGTGGTAAAACAACGTTAATTCAACAATTATACGTGGATTTAAAAATTCGAGATATTAATGTCGGAGTTGCGACTGAATATAGTACAGATTATTTACGTGATAAAGGAATGATTGAATCTATTTCAGAGCAATATGGAATTTACTTAGGGCAATTACATTTAGAAAAAGCATTAGAAGGACATGATTATGCGATTACTGATTATGCAACGTTCGTTCCATACATTTATGGACGTTTAATGCTTGGTGATAAAAAACGCACTAAAAAAGAAATTGAAATTTTAAATGACTTATATAGCTTAGCTATTCGCGATTTACCTCAATATGATCATATCTTCTTTGTTCCACGCGAATTTGGATACAAAAAAGATGGTGTTCGCTGGCAAGATGAAGAAGTGGCTCAAATGGTAGATGATGCTATTTTAAACTTCTTAAATGCTGAAAATGTTAAGTATGAAATGATTACTGGATCAACACGTGAACGTTCACAAAAAATAATGGATATTGTTGGGATTGATAAAGAAATCATTCAACCACAATCAGTAGAAAACATAGCACAATAA
- a CDS encoding L-lactate dehydrogenase produces the protein MQTETRRVVLIGTGFVGMSFAYSMVNQGGAEELVLIDVNHEKAEGEAMDLSHGIPFGPENIEIWAGNYEDCKSADIVVITAGVNQQPGETRLALVERNAKIMRDVVGNVMKSGFNGILLIASNPVDVLTYIAWQESGLPKNRVIGTGTTLDTARLRHQIGKYLDVDPRNVHGYIVGEHGDTETPLWSHTTVGVKPIFDIIKDHPEYKMEDLEEIYVNVRDAAYHIIERKRATYYGIGMCTTRIVRAILNDENSVLPVSVYLDGQYGLHDIFTGMPAIINRNGIREVFNLNISKEEQEQLTKSVSILKETLDTVR, from the coding sequence ATGCAAACTGAAACACGCCGTGTGGTGTTAATTGGTACAGGATTTGTAGGAATGAGTTTCGCCTATTCAATGGTGAATCAAGGTGGAGCTGAAGAGCTAGTCTTAATTGATGTTAATCATGAAAAAGCAGAAGGAGAGGCTATGGACTTAAGCCATGGGATTCCTTTTGGACCTGAAAATATCGAAATTTGGGCTGGGAATTACGAAGACTGTAAATCAGCTGATATCGTTGTTATTACAGCCGGAGTTAATCAACAACCTGGAGAAACACGTTTAGCATTAGTTGAACGAAACGCTAAAATTATGCGTGATGTCGTTGGAAATGTCATGAAATCAGGGTTCAATGGGATTTTATTAATCGCAAGTAACCCAGTTGACGTTTTAACTTATATTGCTTGGCAAGAATCAGGATTACCAAAAAATCGTGTCATTGGGACAGGGACAACACTTGATACAGCCCGTTTACGTCACCAAATTGGTAAATATTTAGATGTTGACCCTCGTAATGTCCATGGTTATATTGTTGGAGAACATGGAGATACAGAAACTCCATTATGGTCACACACAACAGTTGGTGTTAAACCAATCTTTGATATTATCAAAGATCATCCAGAATATAAAATGGAAGACTTAGAAGAAATCTACGTTAATGTTCGTGATGCTGCTTATCATATTATTGAACGTAAACGTGCCACTTACTATGGTATTGGGATGTGTACAACGCGTATCGTTAGAGCTATTTTAAATGATGAAAACTCAGTCTTACCAGTTTCTGTTTATTTAGATGGGCAATACGGACTTCATGATATCTTTACCGGAATGCCAGCTATTATTAACCGTAACGGAATTCGTGAAGTATTCAATTTAAATATTTCAAAAGAAGAACAAGAACAGTTAACAAAATCAGTTTCGATCTTAAAAGAAACATTAGATACTGTTCGCTAA
- a CDS encoding FtsX-like permease family protein, with protein MSKSLTKDTIRDIKKSLGRFISILVICALGVAFFVGIKSSPLSMKRTVDQYYDDYNMMDLRLLSTLGFTDSDVEAIEQLPGINGVFATFSQDVITNYNNRELVLKVHALPENLNSDNSDYINQVRVIEGRLPEKSGEAVIEKGNYVETMEIGSKITLESGTDQELSDTLETIEYTIVGIVETPYYLSFDKGTTTIGNGEIASFIMIPQSDFKSDIYTEVFVTASGVSDLDTFSKAYEEAMQPLISSIETLADTQTKQRYDEIMDEATKELDKGRQEYEDKKAEALAELQKASDELEEAKETIESGKSELASKKTQFESTIAQVKKQIADGEAKLTQGEAEFNQAYNEFYSNKDSAWEKINAAKEELNQSEDQLNELKLTITQFEDSLNNPLLTEEQKTTVIAQLTVLKEQYETGMMTLTAAKSELEKNEQDLIQGEQQLLETKTTLENSRQELNQQKANLEREIASAHQQFEAAETTLAQGETELEAGQKEYEKAKKEAEEGFEEAEKELETAKKQLEELEEPEWYVLDRNKHYSFVDYKGAADSIDAVSQLFPVFFFMVAALVCLTTMTRMVDEQRMNIGTLKALGYNKWNIASKFLIYAGVASLTGSVIGAAVGNVVFPNIVMEAYSMMYVLPNKMIVVSWPLILTALGIAVGVTTLSAYFAVNSELVETPSILMRPKAPKEGKRILLERIPFVWNNLSFIGKVTVRNIFRYKKRFFMTVFGIAGCTALLLTGFGLKDSIRTIVEKQFGSLFLYDMTLSFDRESTENERNDLIEWLNQDDRFAGTLLTTSQNGKLYTDDQDKDIIIFIPDQLEDLNSFIHFQNRKTDESFDLTDEGAILTEKVANQLGVKVGDTVILENADGKKVDVSISGITENYINHYIYLSKTAYEKLFNDTISFNQLVAISNQQDKDLQSQTSSELMALDQVSGVSWVSTLQDSFDDMIKNLNYVIILLIVSAGALAFVVLYNLTNVNISERMREIATIKVLGFYDFEVSAYIYRENIILTIIGTLVGLVLGTIFHQFVMTTVEMDMMMFGREIRGLSYIYSAGLTFIFAAFVNLAMYYKLKNVQMVESLKSVD; from the coding sequence ATGAGTAAAAGCTTAACAAAGGATACAATTCGCGATATTAAAAAGTCATTAGGCCGATTCATTTCTATTTTGGTGATCTGTGCCCTAGGAGTTGCTTTTTTTGTTGGGATTAAGTCTTCTCCTTTATCGATGAAACGAACAGTCGATCAATATTATGACGATTATAATATGATGGATTTACGTCTACTTTCAACACTTGGATTTACTGACTCTGATGTTGAGGCAATCGAGCAATTACCAGGGATTAACGGTGTTTTTGCAACTTTTTCTCAAGATGTGATAACTAATTATAATAATCGAGAACTTGTACTGAAGGTACACGCCTTACCTGAAAACTTAAATTCAGATAACTCAGATTATATTAATCAAGTGCGTGTAATTGAGGGACGATTACCTGAAAAATCAGGAGAAGCAGTGATTGAAAAAGGAAATTACGTTGAAACAATGGAGATTGGTTCTAAAATCACATTAGAGTCTGGGACAGACCAAGAATTAAGTGACACGTTAGAAACAATTGAATACACCATTGTTGGGATTGTAGAAACGCCGTATTATCTATCTTTTGATAAAGGAACGACAACGATTGGAAATGGTGAAATAGCAAGTTTTATCATGATTCCACAAAGTGACTTTAAATCAGATATTTATACTGAGGTATTTGTAACAGCAAGTGGAGTATCGGATTTAGATACTTTTAGTAAAGCTTATGAAGAAGCGATGCAACCATTGATTTCTTCAATTGAAACACTCGCTGATACGCAAACGAAACAACGTTATGATGAGATTATGGACGAAGCGACAAAAGAATTAGATAAAGGTCGTCAAGAATACGAAGATAAAAAAGCAGAGGCATTAGCTGAGTTACAAAAGGCGTCTGATGAACTCGAAGAGGCTAAAGAAACGATTGAATCAGGTAAATCAGAGTTAGCTTCTAAGAAAACACAGTTTGAATCAACTATTGCACAGGTAAAAAAACAAATAGCAGATGGTGAAGCAAAATTAACTCAAGGAGAAGCCGAATTTAATCAGGCATATAATGAATTTTACTCAAATAAAGATAGTGCTTGGGAAAAGATTAATGCAGCAAAAGAAGAACTGAATCAAAGTGAAGATCAATTAAATGAACTAAAATTAACGATTACTCAATTTGAAGACAGTTTAAATAACCCATTGCTCACTGAAGAACAAAAAACGACTGTTATAGCACAACTAACGGTTCTTAAAGAACAGTATGAGACTGGAATGATGACCTTAACAGCTGCTAAATCAGAGTTAGAAAAAAATGAACAGGATTTAATTCAAGGTGAACAACAGTTATTAGAGACTAAAACAACATTAGAAAATTCTCGCCAAGAACTTAATCAACAAAAAGCTAATTTAGAACGTGAGATAGCAAGTGCTCATCAACAATTTGAAGCAGCTGAAACAACGTTAGCTCAAGGAGAAACTGAGCTAGAAGCTGGACAAAAAGAATATGAGAAAGCTAAAAAAGAAGCTGAAGAAGGATTTGAAGAAGCTGAGAAAGAGCTAGAAACAGCGAAAAAACAACTTGAAGAGTTAGAAGAGCCAGAGTGGTATGTGCTTGATCGTAATAAACATTATTCATTTGTAGATTACAAAGGAGCAGCAGATAGTATTGATGCGGTTTCACAACTATTCCCTGTGTTTTTCTTTATGGTTGCTGCACTTGTTTGTTTAACAACCATGACACGAATGGTGGATGAACAACGAATGAATATCGGAACGCTAAAAGCACTGGGTTATAATAAATGGAACATTGCTTCAAAGTTTTTAATTTATGCAGGAGTAGCGAGTTTAACAGGAAGTGTGATTGGAGCTGCCGTTGGAAATGTTGTTTTTCCAAATATCGTGATGGAAGCTTATTCGATGATGTATGTCTTGCCAAATAAGATGATTGTTGTTAGTTGGCCACTTATTTTAACCGCTTTAGGAATTGCAGTTGGGGTGACAACTTTATCAGCTTACTTTGCTGTGAATTCAGAGTTAGTTGAAACACCTTCTATTTTAATGAGACCTAAAGCTCCAAAAGAAGGAAAGCGAATTTTATTAGAACGAATTCCTTTTGTATGGAATAACTTAAGTTTCATTGGAAAAGTAACGGTGCGTAATATTTTCCGTTATAAAAAACGTTTCTTCATGACGGTTTTTGGAATCGCTGGGTGTACAGCTTTATTATTAACTGGATTTGGGTTAAAAGATTCTATTCGTACTATTGTTGAAAAACAGTTTGGATCATTATTCTTATACGATATGACGTTATCATTTGATCGTGAAAGTACAGAAAATGAACGAAATGATTTGATTGAATGGCTTAATCAAGATGATCGATTTGCGGGAACATTATTAACAACTAGTCAAAATGGAAAGTTATACACTGATGATCAAGACAAAGATATTATTATTTTCATTCCTGATCAGTTAGAGGATTTAAATTCGTTTATTCACTTTCAAAATCGTAAAACGGATGAGTCATTTGACTTAACGGATGAAGGTGCAATCTTAACTGAAAAAGTAGCAAATCAACTAGGTGTTAAAGTTGGAGATACAGTAATATTAGAAAATGCAGATGGGAAAAAGGTAGATGTTTCAATTTCAGGGATTACTGAAAACTATATTAATCATTACATCTATTTATCTAAAACTGCTTATGAAAAATTATTTAATGATACGATTAGTTTTAATCAATTAGTCGCTATCTCAAATCAACAAGATAAAGATCTTCAGTCACAAACTTCAAGTGAATTAATGGCGTTAGATCAAGTGAGTGGGGTAAGTTGGGTATCTACGCTACAAGATAGCTTTGATGATATGATTAAGAATTTAAACTACGTCATTATTTTACTTATTGTTTCGGCAGGAGCACTTGCATTTGTCGTTCTTTACAATTTAACGAATGTTAATATCTCAGAACGTATGCGTGAAATAGCAACCATTAAAGTATTAGGATTTTATGATTTCGAAGTATCGGCCTATATTTATCGTGAGAATATTATTCTTACGATCATTGGAACACTGGTTGGATTAGTTTTAGGAACAATTTTTCATCAATTTGTAATGACAACGGTTGAAATGGATATGATGATGTTTGGACGTGAAATTCGTGGATTAAGCTACATTTATTCAGCGGGATTAACGTTTATCTTTGCAGCCTTTGTTAACTTAGCGATGTACTATAAACTAAAAAATGTTCAAATGGTAGAGTCATTAAAATCAGTTGATTAA
- a CDS encoding GNAT family N-acetyltransferase, with product MLQFRAAKFDDLSRIMEIIKQAQCYFKKQGIDQWQNGYPNSTVIKQDIEKKESYVLTKNKKIIAVAVISFEEEPTYHQIFNGKWKSQQKYAVMHRVAVDSSFKGMSIASEFIFHTERMCKENAISSIRIDTHEDNQSMQKLLAKNQFSYCGIIYLSDGSKRLAFEKVLI from the coding sequence ATGTTACAGTTTAGAGCTGCTAAGTTTGATGACCTTTCGCGTATAATGGAGATTATCAAACAGGCACAATGTTATTTTAAAAAACAAGGAATTGATCAATGGCAAAATGGCTATCCTAATTCAACCGTGATTAAACAAGATATTGAAAAAAAAGAAAGTTATGTTTTAACTAAAAATAAAAAAATTATTGCAGTCGCTGTTATTTCATTTGAAGAAGAGCCGACTTATCATCAAATTTTTAATGGTAAATGGAAAAGTCAACAAAAGTATGCCGTCATGCATCGAGTCGCTGTTGATTCTTCTTTTAAAGGGATGAGCATTGCTTCTGAGTTTATTTTTCATACTGAACGCATGTGTAAAGAAAATGCAATTTCAAGTATTAGAATTGATACTCATGAAGATAATCAATCCATGCAAAAGTTATTAGCTAAAAATCAATTCAGCTATTGTGGCATTATTTATTTATCAGATGGTAGTAAACGTCTCGCATTTGAAAAAGTATTAATCTAA
- a CDS encoding ABC transporter ATP-binding protein has translation MKDYITFENVKKVYKMGEVEIEALSGVNFSIDKGEFVIVAGASGAGKSTVLNILGGMDTASSGSIKVGGNEISKYNNKELITYRRYDIGFVFQFYNLVQNLTALENVELATQICKNPLDVHEVLEAVGLSHRKNNFPAQMSGGEQQRVAIARALAKNPKLLLCDEPTGALDYNTGKAILKLLQDMCRQMGMTVVMITHNLAIAPMGDKVIHVRNGKVSSIEINENPTPVERIEW, from the coding sequence TTGAAGGATTATATTACTTTTGAAAATGTTAAAAAAGTCTATAAAATGGGAGAAGTAGAGATTGAAGCGTTAAGTGGTGTCAATTTTTCGATTGATAAAGGAGAATTTGTCATTGTAGCTGGAGCGAGTGGTGCTGGGAAAAGTACCGTTTTAAATATATTAGGTGGAATGGATACAGCTAGTAGCGGAAGTATTAAAGTCGGAGGAAATGAGATTAGTAAATATAATAATAAAGAACTGATCACTTATCGTCGTTATGATATCGGATTTGTTTTTCAGTTCTATAACTTAGTTCAAAATTTAACGGCTTTAGAGAATGTTGAATTAGCGACACAAATCTGCAAAAATCCTTTAGATGTTCATGAAGTATTAGAAGCAGTTGGTCTTTCTCATCGTAAAAATAACTTTCCTGCCCAAATGTCAGGAGGAGAGCAACAACGTGTAGCGATTGCGCGTGCATTAGCCAAAAACCCTAAATTATTATTATGTGATGAACCAACGGGGGCTTTAGACTACAATACTGGAAAGGCTATTTTAAAATTATTACAAGATATGTGCCGTCAGATGGGAATGACAGTTGTTATGATTACTCATAACTTAGCTATTGCTCCAATGGGAGATAAAGTTATTCATGTCCGTAATGGAAAAGTTTCAAGTATTGAAATTAATGAAAATCCAACACCAGTCGAAAGGATTGAGTGGTAG